A region from the uncultured Draconibacterium sp. genome encodes:
- a CDS encoding DUF4097 family beta strand repeat-containing protein, with product MMAMLTAVLSLNGWAKDGQPTITKTFDLNEPGMLKAASSGGGVSVKTHNRTQVEIQAFVRKNGRLLSPSDRDLDEVLEDFDIDFSKSGSTITAVVKRKSRMSFWRNNVGISLTIIVPEKMSCDVSSSGGGVKISGVQGTHNFASSGGSVKLENTSGTTKASSSGGGVKATKHIGDIRLSSSGGGVTVEGARGSVYARSSGGGVSLENIKGDADASSSGGGVRVSGELSAVKATSSGGSVRVNTSKLTDKLHLQSSGGGVSAVIHGGNKLGLDLDLRAGKVSVELNNFNGTSEKNRVKGAMNGGGIPVYAHASGGNVTISWED from the coding sequence ATGATGGCTATGCTAACGGCAGTGCTTTCATTAAACGGATGGGCAAAAGATGGCCAGCCCACTATTACCAAAACCTTTGATTTAAACGAGCCCGGAATGCTAAAAGCTGCTTCTTCAGGAGGAGGGGTAAGCGTAAAAACCCATAATCGGACACAGGTTGAAATACAGGCATTTGTGCGAAAAAACGGACGGCTTTTATCTCCTTCCGACAGGGATTTGGATGAAGTGCTGGAAGATTTTGATATCGATTTTTCGAAAAGCGGATCAACAATAACAGCAGTGGTTAAACGCAAATCGCGAATGAGTTTCTGGAGAAACAATGTAGGTATTTCTTTAACCATAATTGTGCCCGAAAAAATGTCGTGCGATGTGTCGTCGAGTGGTGGCGGTGTAAAAATATCAGGCGTACAGGGCACGCATAATTTCGCCAGTAGCGGAGGCAGTGTAAAACTCGAGAACACAAGCGGAACAACAAAGGCTAGCTCATCAGGCGGAGGGGTTAAAGCTACCAAACACATTGGCGATATTCGTTTGAGTTCAAGTGGCGGCGGCGTTACTGTTGAAGGTGCCCGGGGAAGTGTTTATGCACGAAGCTCGGGTGGCGGTGTTAGCCTCGAAAATATTAAAGGTGATGCAGATGCATCAAGTAGTGGCGGTGGTGTGCGTGTTTCCGGCGAGCTTAGTGCTGTTAAAGCTACATCAAGCGGAGGTTCGGTTCGTGTAAACACCAGTAAGCTTACAGATAAACTACACCTGCAATCCAGTGGTGGCGGCGTTTCTGCAGTTATCCATGGGGGCAATAAACTTGGTCTTGATTTGGATTTGCGCGCAGGAAAAGTATCTGTCGAGCTAAACAATTTTAATGGAACATCAGAAAAAAACAGGGTTAAAGGTGCCATGAATGGTGGCGGAATTCCGGTATATGCTCATGCTTCAGGTGGTAATGTTACCATAAGCTGGGAAGACTAA
- a CDS encoding ABC transporter permease, with protein sequence MNFQDLKIAFRNAKKHSVMTFAKLFGLTLSFAVIVFAAVYAYYETSFDNMYPDKNRIYRVIMYGKLDGREADMAVTTAAMGKSMVDAFPELEDRNRIRMQGNGIFVKDDHSFRGEGYFLADTNFFAFWGVPILTNRTNALGARENVTIARSLAERHFNSVEQALEKPIKFNGNDCIITGVFEDFPPNSHLQGEVIRSINVANHPEDDWGSENLYTYFKTYQPIANLDDFTFKTTQMVYHHRQATFDPDEATTLDDLKYGDETYLFYRPEPLKKIHFGQHRFDNAKTSNKIYVYGAIVLALLVLVISSVNYINLSIANIVTRHKEIAVRKTNGAFQNQLIKQFITEALLYWFVSLLIALILYFLCSQYLLSYLGLRLEIEGWEAIRIVGVIISGLLVFNLLINIWPVLSASRTGAATLLGSEQVRRKKLVFSNVFVIVQFAISALIIISAILVNRQIDFMVNKDRGYDPENVMMITLWDLERSKRESLIEELRNDPNIKAVTTSDLYFGEDPSMNSCFFDVVEEENYFHTSHMITDPDFMKAFDVEMVEGRFFSNDLSNELDKIVVNETVAAEYGKDKSILGKTIVYGGGDPYEVIGVIKDFNFRSLHHKLAPLVIRRRDYMGNIFIKINQDKASYAVDLLKAKWSEFNISRNFYYTFHNQVLVAQYEKDRQARKMMTFLSIISIIIACTGLYAISNYTIQQKTKEVAIRKINGATVLSIANKMSKRFLALVVLSFVLVLPLSIYLSQKWLENFAYQTSMNGWIFMASLGILILVSLLAISIHVIGAATRNPVEALRYE encoded by the coding sequence ATGAATTTTCAGGATTTAAAAATTGCTTTTCGAAATGCAAAAAAACATTCGGTAATGACTTTTGCCAAACTATTTGGTCTTACATTATCGTTTGCTGTAATTGTTTTTGCGGCAGTTTATGCTTATTACGAAACCAGTTTCGATAACATGTATCCCGATAAGAACCGAATTTACCGCGTAATTATGTACGGTAAACTCGATGGTAGAGAAGCCGACATGGCAGTAACTACTGCCGCCATGGGAAAATCAATGGTAGATGCTTTTCCTGAGTTGGAAGACAGGAACCGGATAAGAATGCAGGGCAACGGTATTTTTGTTAAAGACGATCATTCCTTTCGCGGAGAAGGTTATTTTTTAGCCGATACCAATTTTTTTGCTTTTTGGGGAGTTCCTATCCTTACTAACCGCACAAATGCCTTAGGAGCACGTGAGAATGTAACCATTGCTCGAAGCCTTGCCGAACGACATTTTAATTCGGTAGAACAAGCCCTGGAGAAACCCATTAAATTCAACGGGAACGACTGTATAATTACCGGTGTTTTTGAGGACTTCCCTCCGAACAGTCATTTGCAGGGTGAGGTTATAAGAAGCATAAATGTAGCCAATCATCCCGAAGACGACTGGGGCTCGGAGAATTTATATACTTATTTTAAAACGTACCAACCAATTGCCAACCTGGATGATTTTACGTTTAAAACCACACAAATGGTTTACCACCACCGACAAGCAACCTTCGATCCGGATGAAGCAACTACATTGGATGATTTGAAATACGGTGACGAAACCTATTTGTTTTATCGCCCTGAACCATTAAAGAAAATTCATTTTGGACAACACCGCTTCGACAATGCAAAAACATCGAACAAAATATATGTGTACGGTGCCATTGTACTGGCTTTACTGGTATTGGTTATCTCATCGGTGAATTACATCAATTTAAGTATTGCCAATATTGTAACACGCCACAAAGAAATTGCGGTTCGAAAAACAAATGGAGCCTTTCAAAACCAGTTAATCAAGCAGTTTATAACCGAAGCGCTTTTGTATTGGTTTGTAAGCTTGCTTATCGCTTTGATCCTGTATTTTCTATGTTCGCAATATTTGCTTTCTTATCTCGGGCTTCGTTTGGAGATAGAAGGTTGGGAAGCTATTCGTATTGTTGGAGTCATCATTTCCGGCTTGTTGGTTTTTAATTTGTTGATTAATATTTGGCCGGTTCTTTCCGCTTCGCGAACGGGGGCTGCCACCTTATTAGGCTCAGAGCAGGTAAGACGAAAAAAACTGGTTTTTAGCAATGTGTTTGTGATAGTTCAGTTTGCTATTTCCGCACTTATTATCATTAGTGCCATATTGGTGAACCGGCAGATTGATTTTATGGTGAACAAGGATAGAGGATATGATCCGGAGAATGTAATGATGATTACCCTTTGGGATTTGGAAAGAAGTAAACGCGAATCGTTGATAGAGGAATTAAGAAATGATCCGAATATAAAAGCAGTAACCACATCCGATCTTTATTTTGGTGAGGATCCTTCCATGAACTCCTGTTTTTTTGATGTCGTAGAAGAGGAAAACTATTTCCACACCAGTCACATGATTACTGATCCTGATTTTATGAAAGCATTTGACGTGGAAATGGTGGAAGGGCGGTTTTTCTCCAATGACCTATCCAATGAACTGGATAAAATAGTGGTTAATGAAACGGTTGCAGCCGAATATGGAAAAGACAAATCGATTCTGGGAAAAACCATAGTTTATGGTGGCGGCGATCCCTACGAAGTGATTGGAGTTATTAAAGATTTTAATTTTCGCTCCTTGCATCATAAATTGGCTCCTTTGGTAATTCGTCGTAGAGATTATATGGGGAATATTTTTATAAAAATCAATCAGGACAAAGCCAGTTATGCAGTTGATCTTTTAAAAGCAAAGTGGAGCGAGTTTAATATTAGCCGAAACTTTTATTACACCTTTCACAACCAGGTTTTGGTAGCGCAATATGAAAAGGATCGTCAAGCCAGAAAAATGATGACCTTTCTTTCTATCATTTCCATTATTATAGCCTGTACCGGATTATATGCCATTAGCAACTATACCATTCAACAAAAAACAAAAGAAGTAGCTATTCGAAAAATAAATGGAGCAACCGTATTGTCCATTGCCAATAAAATGTCAAAACGTTTTCTCGCACTTGTGGTCTTATCTTTTGTTTTGGTGCTGCCTTTGAGTATTTATTTATCGCAAAAATGGTTGGAGAATTTTGCTTACCAAACCAGTATGAATGGCTGGATTTTTATGGCTTCACTGGGAATCTTGATTTTGGTATCACTGTTGGCCATTTCTATTCATGTAATAGGAGCAGCCACCCGAAATCCTGTTGAAGCTTTGCGATATGAATAA
- a CDS encoding FtsX-like permease family protein, whose protein sequence is MSMLNSINQKIIFRNLLRNKLHSSINIMGFAVGIAVFMMIVRYVNHQFSYDRFHQQQESIYKIHLGDSKSLPPAIAPFVCDNISAIENFVRIDEWYAGGSLGYLKSNNETFRTSDLLFVDDSFFDFFDFELLYGDAESALSSPNSIILSESLATTIFGNENPTGKQIEYLSDFPSATYNFTVAGVMANAPTNSSIQYNGLISMSTIQYHKIRNGNINEDWGNWGFATYVKIASPKVAEQINSLTPEFWDNFVSERWQADKNSPRAERYKLNMVPLKEVHFASGQKRSSVYLIFFIGLVILLIAIFNYINLSLAISTTRIKEIGIRKVIGSAKNALFVQFIKESIMITFIAAVLAGVLILLLHPYLKDFTGFDTIIAPEHFIQTLLFFIAGVMVIGLLSGLYPAWFLTKIAPIRSLKNEINRGKKGNKIKQVLLVSQFVVSIILLVVVISISKQVNFIRNKELGFDKDHIIYLSGSSNIDKSYDTFRETLLQNPEIQNVARSNGRFVAGLNLGLKHKVNGEYKTFRGTTIDPDFVETFGLEIIEGRNFRKGENDLYNTALVNEQFVKKMELESPIGSVVSSLKNDVTIIGVVKDFHIYSLRTAIDACMLCYYPWNSCVNIKISGHDIENSIAIVEKTWNELVPGVPFEYHFLDDDFEKLYKTETEFSSIIKLFTALAVFIASLGLFGLISFSAVQRRKEIGIRKINGANIYEILTKLNAEVLLWVAIAFVIACPIAYYAMDKWLENFAYKTNLSWWIFALAGVLALGIALLTVSWQSWRAATRNPVEALRYE, encoded by the coding sequence ATGAGTATGCTAAATAGTATAAATCAAAAAATAATTTTTAGAAACTTATTGCGAAATAAGCTGCATTCGAGCATTAATATTATGGGGTTTGCTGTAGGTATAGCTGTTTTTATGATGATTGTGAGGTACGTTAATCATCAGTTTAGTTACGACCGCTTTCATCAGCAACAAGAAAGTATTTACAAAATTCATTTGGGCGACAGCAAATCACTACCTCCTGCAATAGCTCCGTTTGTATGCGATAATATTTCGGCAATTGAAAATTTTGTGCGTATAGACGAATGGTACGCAGGAGGAAGCTTGGGCTACTTGAAAAGTAATAACGAAACTTTTAGAACATCCGATTTATTATTTGTTGACGATAGCTTTTTCGATTTTTTTGATTTTGAGTTGTTATATGGAGATGCTGAAAGTGCTCTAAGTTCTCCAAATTCCATTATTCTTTCTGAAAGTTTGGCAACAACGATTTTTGGCAACGAAAATCCAACCGGTAAACAAATTGAGTATCTCAGCGACTTCCCCAGCGCTACCTACAATTTTACGGTAGCGGGTGTTATGGCCAATGCGCCAACCAATTCGTCTATTCAATACAACGGTCTTATTTCAATGTCAACTATTCAGTACCACAAAATACGCAATGGAAATATTAACGAAGATTGGGGAAATTGGGGATTTGCCACGTATGTAAAAATTGCATCTCCCAAAGTTGCCGAACAAATTAATAGCTTAACACCCGAATTCTGGGACAATTTTGTTTCCGAAAGATGGCAGGCAGATAAAAACAGTCCTCGCGCTGAACGTTATAAATTAAATATGGTTCCGTTAAAAGAGGTTCATTTTGCAAGTGGACAGAAACGCTCTTCTGTATATCTCATTTTCTTTATAGGCTTGGTAATCTTGTTAATTGCCATATTTAATTATATCAACTTGTCGTTGGCAATTTCTACCACTCGTATTAAAGAAATAGGAATACGAAAAGTAATCGGCTCGGCTAAAAATGCGCTATTTGTACAGTTTATAAAAGAGTCGATAATGATAACTTTTATTGCGGCAGTTTTGGCAGGTGTTCTTATACTTTTGTTACATCCCTATTTAAAAGACTTTACAGGTTTTGATACCATTATTGCGCCCGAACATTTCATACAAACGCTACTGTTTTTTATTGCCGGAGTTATGGTAATCGGGCTTTTATCCGGATTATATCCGGCGTGGTTTCTCACCAAAATTGCTCCAATTCGTAGCCTTAAAAACGAAATTAATCGTGGTAAAAAGGGAAACAAAATTAAACAAGTGCTGCTTGTATCGCAATTTGTAGTTTCAATAATTTTATTGGTAGTTGTAATTTCAATAAGCAAACAGGTAAATTTTATTAGAAACAAAGAGCTTGGTTTCGATAAAGACCATATCATCTATCTTTCGGGTAGTTCTAATATCGATAAGTCTTACGATACCTTCCGCGAAACATTACTTCAAAATCCGGAAATTCAAAATGTGGCAAGGTCGAATGGCAGATTTGTTGCTGGTCTGAATCTTGGTTTGAAACACAAAGTTAATGGCGAATATAAAACATTCAGGGGCACAACCATCGACCCCGACTTTGTAGAAACTTTTGGCTTGGAAATTATAGAAGGTAGAAATTTCAGAAAAGGCGAAAACGATTTGTACAACACCGCTTTGGTAAACGAACAGTTTGTAAAAAAAATGGAATTGGAATCACCAATAGGTTCGGTCGTTTCTTCCCTAAAGAACGATGTTACCATTATAGGAGTAGTAAAAGATTTTCATATCTATTCTTTACGTACTGCGATTGATGCTTGTATGTTGTGTTACTATCCTTGGAATTCTTGCGTGAACATAAAGATTTCGGGGCACGATATTGAAAACAGCATTGCTATTGTAGAAAAAACATGGAATGAACTTGTACCCGGTGTTCCATTCGAGTATCATTTTTTAGATGATGATTTTGAAAAACTGTACAAAACCGAAACTGAATTTAGCAGCATAATAAAATTATTTACGGCTTTGGCAGTTTTTATTGCCAGTTTAGGCTTGTTCGGGTTAATTTCATTTTCGGCTGTACAACGCAGAAAAGAGATTGGGATTCGGAAAATTAATGGAGCAAACATATATGAAATCCTAACCAAACTTAACGCAGAAGTTTTACTGTGGGTAGCTATTGCCTTTGTAATAGCCTGCCCAATTGCATACTATGCCATGGATAAGTGGTTGGAAAACTTCGCCTACAAAACCAATTTAAGCTGGTGGATTTTTGCTCTGGCCGGTGTGTTGGCTTTGGGCATTGCTTTGTTAACAGTTAGTTGGCAGAGCTGGAGAGCTGCCACGCGAAACCCTGTCGAAGCACTTCGATACGAGTAG
- a CDS encoding FtsX-like permease family protein, with product MFKHYIKYIIRLLIHNKLSTTINLVGIVLGLLVSILLLFLVKSQFETDLFHKNADHIYKFENRDGEHMSVPKINLVKKYVPEVEHITYFHQSWSKSDFLNYKNNRYQINDMICADSAFFNVFNFESVFGDLSQCLARPNSLVLTSSEAEKIFENQNPVGELVEVYSSEFEKKMYTVTAVIEDIPPTSSMQFKSVISMGSRMEIKWYRENANHWGTHNYLAYALLNENCNPKEVGKRIDQLIIENGPEWTRSATPVKLLPFKGLYLDKNPVQKSMILVLGSIGILILIIACINYFNLSATQLMGSIKNEGIIQTLGDSRHAVITRFFIQTSLLFCLGIAIVLFLLKLVLPYFNSLSNSSFQYSDLFRGSNSILLLGVVLGSIGIFSIFPPLIISRFKTIQLLSKNISNKKSKLSFNKGLLVFQFLISILLITSTFFMYKQNRFMLNSDYGFTTENIMAIHMNPESWNNEVALNHQYKSLSEIDKIAYSSNLLTEVSSDWGRTMFHKDSSFHVSFVNLFVDENFLDLFDIPLVRGNGFKENPTKRNNLIVNKQFIEHYGITDIASASLTRDRTEGVLRGVCENFNYKTFHTVIQPFGLLQAKEECSEMLVKFNCTNTADISNMLNEMETIWNAHSPSYPFEYVFYDQQLQYVYQGEIRLFKTFMIASVISLLVAGLGLFGMSLYLINNKIKEIGIRKVNGAKVTEILTLLNRDFIKWVAIAFVIACPIAYYAMDKWLENFAYKTNLSWWIFALAGVLALGIALLTVSWQSWRAASRNPVEALRYE from the coding sequence ATGTTTAAACACTATATCAAATACATAATCAGGTTGTTAATTCACAATAAACTATCAACAACAATTAACCTTGTGGGCATTGTTCTTGGTTTATTGGTAAGCATATTGTTACTTTTTTTGGTGAAGAGCCAATTTGAAACCGACCTCTTTCATAAAAATGCTGACCATATTTACAAGTTTGAAAACAGGGATGGAGAGCACATGTCGGTTCCTAAAATTAACCTTGTTAAGAAATATGTTCCCGAGGTAGAACATATCACTTACTTTCATCAAAGCTGGTCGAAGTCTGATTTTTTGAACTATAAAAACAACCGTTACCAGATTAATGATATGATTTGTGCAGACTCTGCCTTTTTTAATGTCTTCAATTTTGAGTCTGTCTTTGGAGATCTTAGCCAATGTCTCGCTCGACCCAACAGTTTGGTGCTAACCAGTTCAGAAGCTGAAAAGATTTTTGAAAATCAAAATCCCGTAGGAGAACTGGTTGAGGTATATTCTTCTGAATTTGAAAAGAAAATGTATACGGTTACTGCTGTTATTGAAGATATTCCACCCACTTCGTCAATGCAGTTTAAATCGGTTATTTCAATGGGATCGAGGATGGAAATAAAATGGTATCGCGAAAATGCCAACCATTGGGGAACACATAATTATTTGGCGTATGCCTTGCTTAACGAAAACTGCAACCCCAAGGAGGTTGGCAAACGGATTGACCAGCTAATAATTGAAAACGGGCCTGAGTGGACACGTAGTGCAACACCTGTTAAATTATTGCCGTTTAAAGGATTGTATTTAGATAAAAATCCAGTTCAAAAATCAATGATTTTGGTATTGGGAAGCATTGGTATTCTTATTCTTATAATAGCATGTATTAATTATTTTAATCTTTCGGCAACCCAGTTAATGGGTAGTATTAAAAACGAAGGTATTATCCAAACACTGGGTGATTCCAGGCATGCTGTTATCACGCGATTTTTTATACAAACCTCTTTATTATTCTGCTTGGGAATAGCAATTGTTCTGTTTCTTTTAAAATTGGTATTGCCCTATTTCAATTCATTAAGCAATTCAAGTTTCCAGTATTCCGATTTATTCCGGGGCAGCAACAGTATTTTACTTTTAGGAGTTGTATTAGGAAGCATTGGCATATTCAGCATTTTCCCGCCTTTAATCATAAGCCGTTTCAAAACAATTCAATTACTATCGAAAAATATTTCGAATAAAAAGAGCAAATTGAGTTTTAATAAAGGCTTGCTTGTTTTTCAATTTCTAATTTCGATATTATTAATCACGTCTACATTTTTCATGTATAAGCAGAACCGTTTTATGCTGAATTCCGATTACGGTTTTACTACTGAAAACATTATGGCTATTCATATGAATCCTGAATCCTGGAACAATGAAGTTGCACTTAATCATCAATATAAAAGCCTTTCGGAAATCGATAAAATTGCCTATAGCAGCAACTTATTAACCGAGGTAAGTTCCGATTGGGGCCGAACCATGTTCCATAAAGATTCGTCGTTTCATGTAAGTTTTGTTAACCTTTTTGTAGATGAAAACTTTCTTGACCTTTTCGATATTCCTCTGGTTCGGGGAAATGGATTTAAAGAAAATCCAACCAAGCGTAATAACCTGATTGTAAACAAGCAGTTTATTGAACATTATGGAATAACCGATATAGCAAGTGCTTCTTTAACCCGCGATAGAACAGAAGGAGTTTTACGAGGCGTTTGCGAAAATTTCAATTATAAGACTTTTCATACTGTTATTCAGCCTTTTGGGTTGCTTCAGGCCAAGGAGGAATGCTCGGAAATGCTTGTTAAATTTAATTGTACCAACACGGCTGATATTAGCAATATGCTGAATGAAATGGAAACTATTTGGAACGCGCATAGCCCGAGCTATCCGTTTGAATATGTTTTTTACGACCAGCAACTTCAGTATGTGTATCAAGGCGAAATAAGGCTTTTTAAAACATTTATGATTGCGTCGGTTATTTCGCTATTGGTTGCCGGGCTGGGATTATTCGGAATGAGCTTGTACCTGATAAATAATAAAATTAAAGAAATTGGCATTCGAAAAGTTAACGGAGCTAAAGTAACAGAAATACTAACCCTGCTAAACCGCGACTTTATTAAATGGGTAGCTATTGCCTTTGTAATAGCCTGCCCAATTGCATACTATGCCATGGATAAGTGGTTGGAAAACTTCGCCTACAAAACCAATTTAAGCTGGTGGATTTTTGCTCTGGCCGGTGTGTTGGCTTTGGGCATTGCTTTGTTAACCGTTAGTTGGCAGAGCTGGAGAGCTGCAAGCAGAAACCCGGTAGAAGCATTAAGATATGAGTAG